In the genome of Thunnus albacares chromosome 16, fThuAlb1.1, whole genome shotgun sequence, the window atgaaacATTGTACAATGTATGTGTGGCCTGCAGTACTTATCTGTAATAATAGATATCAGTGAGAGCGATAATCCAATCAGTTTATGTTCCAGGTTCCTTCACCTGTGTGGCCTCCAACCCGGCCGGCGAAGCTCAGCAGACCGTAGATCTGGTCATTGCTAAACTCCCTCATATCACCAACAACACAATCGCAGAGCAGGAGCCTGACCCTGGATCATCAGATATCGCCACAGTGACCAAGACGGGGGCGGAGGCAGTAGGGGTGCCTCTGGGGAACGCGAAGACGAGCCAGGAGAAGAAAGTAGTAATTGCCGAGGCCACGTCCACCTCTGCCCTAGTCAAGTTTAACTTTCAGAGGAGTATTCCAGGAATCCGCATGTTCCAGATCCAATACAATGGGAGCTATGATGATTCACTGGTATACAGGTGAGGAGAAGTACTTGCCAAAATACATAATTTGATCTAGTTAACAAACCTTAGAGAGGACATGAtatgctttttctggttttctgttatttatatactgctaTGAtatcagatgttaaacatggtcaaagacCCAAAACGTGgggttaacatatgtagaaatgccaCCTACAAGTGGCTTCTGACATCAGCTTGTGGTGCATGCAAATAAACGTCCATCTGTGCTGTAGCCTTGGTTACTGAGTTTATTCCATatgttgtttgcgttgtccacttcaaatcagatttcagctccaacgtgtatggatgtatttgaaaagttcaTATTAAAAAAGTAGTGAAgtcctactactatagtttgtttcatggttatTTGACGTAGCCTCCCGAGCGGCTGGAAGTCGTGTGATGCAGCCTCTGGAAGCTAAcaaatcagaacagagtagaCTCCTCGGGTGGAGGGCCTTTAAGGGAAATTCCAGCATTTTTCAATCTGAACCTTATTTTCCCATCATTATGGGTGACTAATGTGGACAACAATTTTTggaattggtccagtattgagtgagatCGCTTCAGCCAGCAACTGAGAAACgagctgcaatgtaatccttgggGGCAATCGAGCCCATCAAAGTACGTCCACTGAAAGTGCTTGTTCTTGCCACTGACgagctcagattgttattataagtgtttGACAACGAAAGTAAACTAGGGGTGTTATGGTACATGGATTTGTCCCGAATGGTCACGGTATGGACGTTACGGTTCGGTGCATGCAGTCATACAAAGAATACGCTCTGTTACTGTCTGtcaaaatagttaaataatCCACTTAGTCTGACATGTGGAACAATAATTGTAGAGCATGAGTTCTTCCTGGaatgttttggcagtgcactacttagctgtagcatggatgtatgctagccGGCTTAGCCAAGTTAGCCTGGTTACCCTGACACTGaccaagtgcaacactattattaaaatatgctctgTTATCTCAGCAGTGAAACGATAATATGTCTCCCCCGCTGTAACAACCAGTTCTGAGAGagcaaaatgtagtttaaaaagtattgcagtaaaagtagtggtttggcccctctgactgactgaaaattagaccataaatcagcattaaacagctgtcagcaggtgtcttgactccttgcaagaaacagaaagtttgttttctttttccactgcggcaactaaactgtttcagtaatagttttggccaatgagccattCCATCCTGCTGTACTGAAATCGTACAAACCATGACCCCAAAACCGAGGTACATATCAAACCTTGAATTTTGTGTACTGTTACACCCctaaagtaaacacaggaactagctgCCTGTAGCAGCATCATGGCTAACTGCATAGGAAACTGCATCTGGGGAAGTTTGCCGGCCAACTGAACCACTCACATATTCATCCGCGTACaccagtttgtttacatgtataaGGCTGACTGTCATCGTGGTTAGActgtaaggaaactaaaaaaactaaGCGCAATGACAGATTATCCCATGGACTATAATGAGGATGACTGTGAGTCACTTCAGTTTGACTGGCCAACTGTATTTCTTTGATCAGTAGTTGAGtacacagagaggagataaaacaaatgaaaaatgaataatggaGACAGAAAGGCAACAGGACTGTCAGGAAagtcaacatacagtaacaGTTACCTCAGAGAAACTGCTGGTGTTCCTGTGGTCACTGCTCTCCTAATGAGTGAAGAGGAAAACCTTTTCTGCAGAATGGGACCTGTTGCTGCCAGACTTGGAAAATCTAGAAGTGTCCATTGATGAGTGTAATCACAACTGTGTAACTACTACACATGGATTTACAGCGTTTATCAGCAATGTCATCCTGGACactgtttcacctccacagaATCAACTGGATGAAAAGAGCAAGGCCAGTTAGACCAAATGCTCAGCTTAGAAGAAAATACGATTACTAACTAACTGTGTCAGGAATTACAATATGTAAATCTCTATCGTCCAGCAGTAATCCATGAAAACTGCACAGTGTGGATCTTGTCACTTTATCTTTGCAATTTGGAAACTTGCAGACATGAACCATTTTACTTCATTTCCTAAGTTACTACTTCTCTAGCAAGAACAAATGCTGAGCTATCCACAGCCTCAGACGTAAACAAACTGACATGTGAACTGCTCTGGATGTAGTTCCCTATGCAGTTAGCAATAATGCTGCTACAGacggctagttcctgtgtttactttcattgtcAGACACTGActaataacaatctgagcctgtcagtggcaaaaattTTTAGCATAGGTACTTTGACCGGGCACTGTTGCACCCAAGGATTACAATGCAGCCCATTTtgtggctgctggctgaagtGATCTTGCTCAACACTGGACAATTCCAAAAATATTTGTCCACATTAGTCATTCAGACcaaaaatgatgggaaaataaggtccaggttgaaaaataccggaatttccctttaaagagacaggaactaaaacaacctgtttcagacagaggctgaactgaggggctgtgtaaaggatcagtataagataaataaggagtttttcgAACTAataatcatgcaaagatattcgAGTgaagccccagattaaaaatatagacctgaaaatgtgcataatatggcccctttaaatCTGAATATGTATGCAAATAAACCAAAGCTAATTGGAACGATATTAAAAATCCCATGACCCTTGTTTTACCTTTATAGTctaatttgaatttttaaatccCCTTGGATATTTAGTTATTAAGAACTGGACCTGATTGTCAACATGATTATTTGCGGTGTGCAGACTAATGCACTGTATCTGACTTCTTATTCTTCGATTCATAATCCCCCCTCGTCTCAGTGTATCACTTACTACGTGCAAAATCCTGATAATGCTTaatcaacaaaatcaaaacagaatGTCAGCACTAAGCTGTGGACAGATAGCAAGATGAAAGAGTAGTCAGCCAGTATTTTACAAAAAGCATCAGAGGCATGCCCATCTGAGAAACTGGCATACACAGAATTCTTTCATCTCTACCCTCTTACACTCCATGTTTTGTGCTAATCACTGTGATGTGATAGCATCTCGCACAGGCTCCTTTTTTCCGAATGAACTTCGAAGTCACCAACACATATGGTGTTCAGCAGCAGCTACGGAAAGCAGGGGGCACATTAGAGAGTCGTGCCTGTAATCCTGATGTTATGAACAAACTGAGGCATCCCCAGCTACTTAAAGCAACCTTTTATCAGTAATGATGCTGGAGAGAACAAATCAAATGCCACAAAAGATTATGCCTAGACAGATCTTAAATAGCCCCCTGAGAGATAAATGattgtcatttcattttatcCCTACAAAACAATAAGACGGATAATCTGATTTGCTTCTGTCTCCTTTCAATTTAACCCTCCCTAATCTATGTCAGAACTCACAACaaagcttttctttttacagAATGATACCCCCGACCAGTAAGAACATCCTGGTAAACAATCTGGCGGCTGGTACACAATATGATCTGTGTGTTCTGGCCATCTACGATGACCAGGTGACATCACTGACGGCCACCAGGGTGATCGGTTGTATCCACTTCACCACCGAGCCACAGTACCTGAGGTGCCATTTCATGCAGTCCCAGTTTCTTGGCGGCACCATTGTGGTTATCATTGGAGGCATTATTGTGGCCTCAGTGCTTGCTTTTATCATCTTCCTTATTGTGCGCTACCGGGTGTGTAACCAAGGAGATGTAGATAAGGTCAGTTTGGCATGATTCCTTCTGTTTGCTCtttttctgttcattatttttgttaatattgAAACAGGGGTGTCTAATAAAACTGctttcattcctctctctctcttcacatacatgtctcctgtctcctctgctgtcaGGCTCTGGAGATGGGGGATATTCGGTCACTGAGCAGTGATGGACAGCTGCAGGGCTGTGGGATTCCTAAGTCTCTCTCCAAGCAGGTCCTGCGTCCAGAGAAGAATGACAAGGACTGCCTCAGAGTGTCCCTGCCACCCCCAGAGCCAGCCAAGCAGCGACCGCCAGTTGTGGTAGCCACCACCAAACCCTCTGTCCCTGACTGCACTGTGTCTACCTCTGCTGCCAGCCACAGCTGGCACCCAGCTTCCCCAGGTGCTCCGAGGCCCAAACGTTCCAGTGCTCCCCCAAAACCCTCAGAGGCCCGTCGAGCTGAAGCTCAGGCAGATGTTGAGCTCGATAACATGAATCGGAATAACTCCTCGGAGGTTAAAATAGCCTCCGCAGTCGCTCTGGCTGTACCCGGGCAGCCCACCAAATGGACTGCGGTTCCCAGGGGTCCACGGCCCCACCAGGCCCCTCGACAATACATGACTGTGCCTGCAGGGGGTGTAAGGGTTAACCGCAGGCACTCCCTTAACCCAGACTCATATAGTGAGCGCTGCTATGTGGCCTACCCCAAAACTGGGGCCAGTCTGCGCTCCAAGCGGAGCCTCTCGATGAGCGGAGAGCTGCCGCAGCTCAAGAGCacaacaaacattcaccgggcCAGGGACAAGCTCTCCAGGTCTGAGTGGCTTCTGGAGAGCACTTTATGATTTGGAGTTTATGACCTGCGTTCTCTTGTTTTCTTGAATTGGATTTGTGGCCCGTTGTGGAACAGACAGGGATTTTATGCCTTGTTTTGAGCTTTTGTGCTCTCCATTGAGAGACCTGTAAGCTTCCCTCATATATGTGGGGGTAAGGCGGACATACAGGGTTATGGGaaatgtttcacatttgttttctaCCTTATAACCTATCAAAGTCTTCTTTATAACGACGTTTGATCAAAGTTTGATGAAAGGCACAACGATGTATAAAACAACTTcatgtacaaaaatgtttagTTGTGTGAGATGCTGTATATCTCAAGACAAAAATAAGTGTTCATGTGGTATTGAATGCAGTAACCTGGACATACTGTATTATAACAAAGAACGAAACGCACAGGAGGTGGGTTTATTATACTCGCAGTCTCATTGCCTGTTACTTAAAGTGATACAATCTCTGTAGACTTTGAACATGATTCTTGTCTCCAGCTCTACAGACAGATGGTGACATGTCTTAATTACCTTGGTGGTGGTTTGGGGAGATTACGAATGTGCTTTACATCCCAGAGGTGCTGGAACAGAATGTAGTAGACAGCGCTCCATCTTTTCATCCCGTCACTCCCAGACACAGCACAATGCAGCATTTTGTGGCACAAGTCGACTCAGCCTAATACTGCCCTCCGGTTTGAATCGATACATTTTTaacacataattacataaaGACTCAACTCTGATAGGATTCCTGTCATGACTGATTTCGACGGCGATTGAACCAACACCAACAGCATGACAGGTGCAGGAAGTAATGTGATATTACATGTGGATGAGGATCCAAAGGAATGAGACATGGttaatttccatattttttactTACTGACGTTTTCATGACACGCCAATGACAACCATTGTAAATGAACTTGTCGATGTAAGAGAAATGATAATCACAAGTATGGAAGGACGTCAGCTCTTgattttgctgttgtttctgtttgatgtttACCAGTATAAATAAACCAGTGACAAAAGGGacatttttatctcattttcagctTGACTTGTGAATTACCAACTTATCCAAAACATCAGCAAGATAGAGcagctttctctttctgtgctgTAAAGAACAAAACAATAGATGCATCCCATGGTTCAGCAAACTCCACCAGCCAAAGCGGTAATGAATTTGGGGTTTCAGTAGTCTTGCAGCAACATAATTCCCCTTTCTCTGTGTGAGTAGTGGACCTCTGACAGATCCCTGCCCTGAGCCCTTGTGTTTGTACAAAGAGGGGAGGGAAGCAGATGATGAAAAGAGGCCATGCTAGTCACCGGGGATGCCTCTCGCCTGCACATCTACGCGCTCGCATGACAGCACTGTGCCCGCGCCCTCAGATGGGAGCTACAGCAGAAACCTGCCACAGGAGAGGTTAAACACAACCTTTGCAATAGGAACCTGGGCGCACCTAATTCTACAATTACAGTCATGTCTCCTATTGCAGGACTGACATAATATGCATTATCCGCTGGAATACAACCTCTTATTCACTGCATATTTTGGTGGTCAGGTGCTGCCTGATTGATTTTTATATACATGCCTCTCTCAGCATTAAACCTCAAGGGATACGGCTTATTAGGAATACAGAGTTAAGGAGGGGAACACAGAGTTAATCTGTTAAGATTagctgcacatacagtatgcaagACATAAATTAATTGCTGTCACCCAATTCAAGCgcttttattcattatttctaGCTCTCATTATGGGTGATTAAAATGCTGAGGAGCTTGGCCTGAACCTTGGTTCAGTCTTTGGCAAGTGTATGTTAATAATAGATGCATTTctggggagagagacagagaaagagaggaggagaggaggcgaaGCAGAGAGGGGTAGATGGAAGGTTTTGTGAAACAAATACAGAGAGGAGGGTGGGAGGCAGAGAGGCAGGGGTGAGGACGAAGAAATagagagggagcgagagggGCAGGGAAGAAAGCGGGacagctcagagagagagaagagaagagggggaAGAGAGAAGTGAGAAAGAGGGTGCAGGGAGCGGAGAGTAAGAAGGAATGTAGAGTGGAACAGAACGG includes:
- the lrfn5b gene encoding leucine-rich repeat and fibronectin type-III domain-containing protein 5 — its product is MESLLVYLMVLGMAVKAHKVQICPKRCVCQVLNPNLATLCDKKGLLFVPPNIDRHTVEMRLGDNFVTSIKRKDFANMTKLVDLTLSRNTIGSIAPHAFKDLENLRALHLDSNRLTRITNDTFSGMSKLHHLILNNNQLTHIHIGAFNDLTALEELDLSYNNLESAPWVAIQRMSNLHTLNLDHNMLSYIPEGTFSGLQKLKRLDVTSNKLQKLPPDPIFQRAGVLATSGIMGPLSFALSFGGNPLRCNCELLWLRRLRREDDLETCASPQHLAGRYFWTVSEEEFLCEPPLITRHSQELRALEGQSVTLRCKARGDPDPIIHWIAPDGRLMSNSSRAAVHTDGTLDILISTVKDSGSFTCVASNPAGEAQQTVDLVIAKLPHITNNTIAEQEPDPGSSDIATVTKTGAEAVGVPLGNAKTSQEKKVVIAEATSTSALVKFNFQRSIPGIRMFQIQYNGSYDDSLVYRMIPPTSKNILVNNLAAGTQYDLCVLAIYDDQVTSLTATRVIGCIHFTTEPQYLRCHFMQSQFLGGTIVVIIGGIIVASVLAFIIFLIVRYRVCNQGDVDKALEMGDIRSLSSDGQLQGCGIPKSLSKQVLRPEKNDKDCLRVSLPPPEPAKQRPPVVVATTKPSVPDCTVSTSAASHSWHPASPGAPRPKRSSAPPKPSEARRAEAQADVELDNMNRNNSSEVKIASAVALAVPGQPTKWTAVPRGPRPHQAPRQYMTVPAGGVRVNRRHSLNPDSYSERCYVAYPKTGASLRSKRSLSMSGELPQLKSTTNIHRARDKLSRSEWLLESTL